The following proteins come from a genomic window of Pichia kudriavzevii chromosome 1, complete sequence:
- a CDS encoding uncharacterized protein (PKUD0A08740; similar to Saccharomyces cerevisiae YNR051C (BRE5); ancestral locus Anc_6.378), translating to MTLADYQKDPNRIGTDFIKYYYTKLSTNSSKIYQLYTKDAVCKHMNPTSDPFKNQAEEIHGIEKIKKYWKSQPPISNAKIVILTVNTIQNSDGSLVITVVGEILLREDYDSDDDTILPTRTFTQTFILQQHAVKDNFEVKSDILTYIPNTDYMNAVIYEEEEPVELVVVEEEEEFPEKGGRGALRDVGEAPEEDAEGEETKKQKGKCTHLTGSEMEESTAPGGIYNKSQAETNNKQKAVSTLEEDVNSTEGSVKKTSNINKPASTPQPKSEVSISTKEITPEAGKTKVASQSGAVSGAATSLPSVSAASASASVSNDQNHPLSPPSTAAQTSSESSTQKKERVSSVPLSGSSWASALKSNKFETAVSSTSSSHASNSKSSNSKVTQDFEVYVTFKDASSTFSESSLRTALAKANLSPINISHFKKNNAVVSFDSAEKQSMALNKGKVNSGNVQINIEKRDPVKKFQKRKQNNHKNNDRKN from the coding sequence ATGACTTTAGCAGACTACCAAAAGGATCCAAATCGTATCGGTACCGATTTCATCAAGTATTATTATACCAAATTAAGTACAAATAGCTCAAAAATATATCAGCTTTATACAAAAGATGCAGTTTGTAAACATATGAACCCTACATCCGATCCGTTTAAGAATCAAGCTGAAGAGATCCATGGCATTGAGAAGATCAAAAAGTATTGGAAATCTCAACCGCCAATTTCTAACGCAAAAATTGTCATACTCACTGTAAACACCATTCAAAATTCAGATGGGTCGTTAGTCATTACTGTAGTCGGTGAAATATTGTTAAGGGAAGATTATgattctgatgatgatacaATATTACCTACTAGAACATTCACCCAAACTTTCATTTTGCAGCAGCATGCTGTTAAGGATAACTTTGAGGTTAAATCTGATATTCTTACATATATTCCAAATACAGACTACATGAATGCGGTAATATATGAGGAGGAAGAACCTGTAGAGTTAGTAGTAGtagaggaggaagaagaattcCCAGAAAAGGGGGGAAGAGGTGCACTACGAGACGTAGGAGAAGCGCCAGAAGAAGATgcagaaggagaagaaacaaaaaaacagaagGGAAAATGTACACATTTGACGGGTTcagaaatggaagaaaGCACAGCACCGGGAGGGATATACAACAAAAGCCAGGCAGAGACTAATAATAAACAGAAAGCGGTTTCAACTTTAGAAGAAGATGTCAACAGTACAGAAGGCAGTGTCAAAAAAACATCTAATATTAATAAACCTGCGTCTACTCCACAGCCAAAATCAGAAGTTTCTATTTCTACCAAAGAAATCACCCCAGAAGCtggtaaaacaaaagttgcTTCTCAATCGGGAGCCGTATCTGGAGCTGCAACATCGCTTCCTTCTGTGTCCGCAGCATCAGCATCAGCATCAGTATCGAATGATCAGAATCATCCTTTATCACCACCATCTACAGCGGCACAAACATCATCTGAAAGTAGTACCCAGAAAAAAGAACGTGTATCTAGTGTTCCGTTGTCCGGTTCAAGTTGGGCAAGTGCTTTAAAGTCAAACAAGTTTGAAACTGCGGTGTCGAGTACTTCCTCCAGCCATGCGTCGAATAGCAAGTCTTCAAATTCCAAGGTTACCCAAGACTTTGAAGTATATGTAACATTTAAGGATGCTTCATCCACATTTTCTGAAAGTTCTCTCAGAACGGCATTGGCAAAGGCTAACTTATCCCCAATCAATATCTCACACTTTAAGAAAAACAATGCGGTTGTTTCATTTGATTCCGCTGAAAAGCAATCAATGGCTTTGAATAAAGGTAAGGTAAATAGCGGAAATGTACAAATTAATATCGAAAAGAGAGATCCAGtcaaaaaatttcagaaaagaaaacaaaataatcatAAAAACAACGATAGGAAAAATTAA
- a CDS encoding uncharacterized protein (PKUD0A08750; similar to Saccharomyces cerevisiae YDR177W (UBC1); ancestral locus Anc_8.375): MSRAKRIAKELEDVKKDNLSGVTLEMAEDGDLSHLKGTFIGPPGTPYEGGLFEVDIKIPAEYPFKPPIMKFDTRIYHPNISSQTGAICLDILKDAWTPILTLKSTLISLQSLLQSPEPTDPQDAQVAKLYLTDPKKFAETAASWTKIYAPNESYKPTGKEDYTDFTKLAESQKHVNEDTDECAKYGIDKNAVQIFEDMGFPRDKIILSLRKLGLDTVRSDDDLTQQKVIDEILNS; this comes from the coding sequence ATGAGCAGAGCTAAGAGGATTGCAAAAGAGCTAGAAGACGTGAAGAAGGATAACCTATCTGGTGTCACTTTAGAGATGGCTGAGGATGGTGATCTTTCACATTTGAAGGGTACTTTTATTGGACCACCCGGCACACCATATGAGGGAGGGTtgtttgaagttgataTTAAAATCCCAGCAGAATATCCCTTCAAGCCACCTATTATGAAATTCGATACTAGAATTTATCATCCAAATATTTCGTCACAGACTGGGGCAATTTGTCTAGATATTTTAAAGGATGCATGGACCCCTATTCTAACCTTAAAGAGTACATTGATTTCGTTGCAGAGTCTGCTACAAAGTCCAGAACCGACCGATCCTCAAGACGCTCAGGTTGCAAAGCTTTATTTGACTGACCCAAAGAAGTTTGCTGAGACTGCTGCTAGCTGGACAAAGATCTATGCACCTAATGAGAGTTATAAACCTACTGGTAAGGAAGACTATACAGATTTCACCAAACTTGCTGAAAGTCAAAAACATGTTAATGAAGATACTGATGAATGTGCTAAATATGGAATCGATAAAAATGCGGTacaaatatttgaagatatggGATTTCCTCGGGATAAAAtcattctttctttgagaAAACTTGGTTTGGATACTGTCAGAAGTGATGACGATTTGACTCAGCAGAAAGTCATTGATGAGATCCTTAATTCTTAA